DNA from Agathobaculum sp. NTUH-O15-33:
GCCTTGTATGGTGTCTAAAAGACGCTGCTGCAATGTGGGAAGCGAAAAATCGCAGTTTTGGCTGACCTGATCAAACGGCACGATCCTTGTGCCAATTTTCGGCGTCGCATGGATTGCGCCGATGCTGCTGAGCAAAGCCAACGCCCGGCGCACCGTGCTGATGGAAACGTTCTTGATCTTGGCTAACTGCTCCAAGGTGGGCAGCAGCGTTCCGGCGGGATAGAGGCCATTGTTAATTTCGATCAATAGCTCCATGGCAAGCGAATAGCGAAGCTGCGACGGCTTCCGATAGGAGCTCCAGCAAAACGCGATCTCCTCGCCAGACGACTGGGCGGGGATATCCTCCCTGAGAAAACAGCATAGGGCGGAGGAAAGCGCATCTTGAAAGCGGCTTGTGATATCATGAAGAGCCGCCCAGTCCTGCCGGCGGCAGTAACGCACCACTTGGGGCACATATTCGGTGGAACCTTGAAGTCGCCGCATCTCCGCCGGCAAGCTGAAAAAGGGCGCCTGATAAAACATGTAGATCTGCCATACCAGACGCATGAGCAGCCCGTTTCCCAGCGGGGCGTACTGCTGCTTTAAATGATGCAGCATGGCGGTGGGCGCGGGAGCGTCCGTTGCAGCAAGCTGCTCCATATCATCGAGTATTTCCGGGTGCGCGTGCTTAAGGCCGATGCGCTGCGCGCCGCCGAAAAGCGGCACCATGGATTCGCTCAGATCGATCAGCGCGCTGCGTCGCGGCGCGAAATAGGAGCGTATATGCGCTATCGTTTGCGGTTCCTGATATTTCACCTGCACGATCGCGCCTACATTTTTGGAAAGCGAAATATACCCCTCCTGCTTGAGTCGGCGATAGGCGGCGCGCACGGTGTCGAGTGAAACAAGAAATTGCTTGCTTGCGACATCCATCGCGGGTAGATTTTCCTTAAACTGATATGTTCCAAATTGTATCTGCGTCAACAAAACATTGTAGACCGCTTGCTGCAGCTCCGTCGTATGATCCATTGCCGGTACCTCCCCCTCGCTGTGTCTGTACTGCAATAAAAGCTGTTCCTATTATATCACTTAACTTTCAAATCTTCTACATTTTACGCTATTTGTTGCCATTCTTCCGGTTGTTTGCTATGCTGATAAATAAGTATGGACGTGAGCATATTTGGCTTTTGGCAAAGACCTGCCCCATGCGCGCAATGTCATTTAGTTAAGGAATTTTTATAAGTTTGTCATCCTGAGCGAAGCGAAGGATCTCGCGCGAACGCGCGAGATTCGCTCTCATTCGATCGCCGCCCGGCGGCGAAATGAGGATAGAGGACTACGGTCTCGCCACTCTGTTCCTCAGAATGACAATCGGGTAAAGCTTATCTTAATGACATTGGGCGCGACGCCCTTGTTTTTCCTATGCGTTTCCCTTAACTAAAGGACATTGGATCGCAACAGGCACGTTTTTACAGGGCCGTTTTACCGTTGAAGGAGCGGCGCGGTTTGTGATAAGATAATAAAAAACCAAAAGAGAGGAAGGGCCGTTTATGAAGCGATTGGAACGTGCCTTTCTTCTGTTTTTTTGTCTGGCCGGCTTGCTGTCGGTTCGGGCGGCGGCTTGGGGTCCGCCGAAGGTCATGGATTGGGAGGACTTTTACGCGCTGTATCAAACGGCGGGCAGCGCGGATTCCGAAACGCACGATCTGTATTTAATGGGCAATGTAAAGCTGTCCGGCGGCGTGTATGAGCTTGGGCCGACCGATACCGCCGTGCGGATCATTGCGACGGAGCCGTACAGCTTTGTGGCGGCGGGGGATGCCACGTTGACACTTAACAATCCAAACCTTACCGTTTATGCAGAGAACCATTCGATGGGGCCGTTTATCATCAGCGGCGGCTGCCTGAATCTGCGCGCCGGTACCATACAAACGGTGAATTGTCCCGCCATTCTGCTGATGAGCGACGGCACGCATCTTCTCACCGGCGAGAGGGAACAGTTTTACATCGATGCGACGTATGACGGCGTACCGGCAGGGGGCGGCGTCCGCGCCGGTATTCTCTGCGGCGCTATATGGAATGCGCCGCTCCGGCTGCGTCAGGTGGATTTGACCGTGCGCGGCGGGGACGCCGCGGTCTATTGCGGCAACGATGTGGATCTGTATGACTGCAACATCCGCTTGGAAGGCGAGGCCGATGCGCCGGCCATCCTGTTTTCGGCCGGGAATTGC
Protein-coding regions in this window:
- a CDS encoding GntR family transcriptional regulator; the encoded protein is MDHTTELQQAVYNVLLTQIQFGTYQFKENLPAMDVASKQFLVSLDTVRAAYRRLKQEGYISLSKNVGAIVQVKYQEPQTIAHIRSYFAPRRSALIDLSESMVPLFGGAQRIGLKHAHPEILDDMEQLAATDAPAPTAMLHHLKQQYAPLGNGLLMRLVWQIYMFYQAPFFSLPAEMRRLQGSTEYVPQVVRYCRRQDWAALHDITSRFQDALSSALCCFLREDIPAQSSGEEIAFCWSSYRKPSQLRYSLAMELLIEINNGLYPAGTLLPTLEQLAKIKNVSISTVRRALALLSSIGAIHATPKIGTRIVPFDQVSQNCDFSLPTLQQRLLDTIQGLQFLALSCKDVSRVTLASLTPSEMQQWKKRLCEISQQQRYDVTSYSIIKLITKFSPYQTIRQVYTELLRQFFWAHAFRNMYDQPESIRNVYKPSMECFIECLDQQDIARFSSRLETLMLHELRSGVAYLLQLGVAGAKDILIPDEHDD